The Patescibacteria group bacterium genome segment CAAGTCTTGGAAAAGATCAATAATTTTTTAGTAGAGAACAATAAGAATTACATTTCAACTGTAAATCCTGAGTTTATTATGGCTGCTTTGAAAGATGACGAGTTTAAACGAATACTTAATAATTCAAGTTTAGCAATACCTGATGGTATTGGAATGCTTTGGGCGGCGAAATATTTAAACTGGAAATCGAATTTGAAGAATAAATTTTTACTAAGGGTAAACGAAAATTTTAGAATAATGATAAGCGGAATCAGTTTAATTTTCTATCCAAGATTTTGTAAAAGTGTTTTGCAGGAGAGAATCAGTGGTGTTGATTTGATGTGGGAAATAGCAAAGATAGGTGAACACAAAAATTGTTCTATCTTTTTTTTGGGTGGTTTTGACAAAGTAGGGGAGTATACTTCCAAAAAAATGAAAGCTGTTTATCCAAATTTAAATATTGCTGGAGTTTATGAAGGTACGTATCAAGAAGGTGATGATTATGTTATTCAAGAATTAATTAATAAATCTCAAGCGGATGTTGTTTTTGTTGCTTTTGGACAAGTTAAACAAGAAAAATGGATTGTTAGAAACCTCCCAAATTTATCAAGTGTAAAATTAGCAATGGGTGTTGGCGGGTCATTTGATTTTATTGCAGGAAAAGCGAAAAGAGCCCCTAGATTTTTTCAGAAAATTGGTTTAGAATGGTTATGGCGAGTATTATTTGAACCTTGGCGTTTTGGAAGAATAATTACGGCAACATTTAAATTTACGCATTTAGTTTATAAGAGTAAAATTGATAAATATAATTAATAAAACTAGTAAAAATTGGTAAAATAAGTAAAATTAATAAATTGGGTAAATAATATTTTATGGTAAGAACACGATTTGCGCCATCTCCAACTGGATACATGCATATTGGAAATTTTAGATCGGCATTATATGCTTATATTTTTGCTAGGCAAAATAAGGGAAAATTTGTATTGAGAATTGAAGAC includes the following:
- a CDS encoding WecB/TagA/CpsF family glycosyltransferase, giving the protein MEKIDILGVKINKLTFDQVLEKINNFLVENNKNYISTVNPEFIMAALKDDEFKRILNNSSLAIPDGIGMLWAAKYLNWKSNLKNKFLLRVNENFRIMISGISLIFYPRFCKSVLQERISGVDLMWEIAKIGEHKNCSIFFLGGFDKVGEYTSKKMKAVYPNLNIAGVYEGTYQEGDDYVIQELINKSQADVVFVAFGQVKQEKWIVRNLPNLSSVKLAMGVGGSFDFIAGKAKRAPRFFQKIGLEWLWRVLFEPWRFGRIITATFKFTHLVYKSKIDKYN